One genomic segment of Stenotrophomonas sp. 704A1 includes these proteins:
- a CDS encoding sensor domain-containing protein, producing MNDSGPRDRPALGELSAGTDVALAALDAALAASPPPAQAQLLRQARQALADAQQCALDTQARYAALFDAVPDPVSILSAEGVVLDVNRAGILAYDRPREDIVGQPIELLNPDLPSDHLQPVWEALNRGDTYVIEVTNMRGDGSRFPVEVHSAGFQDRGQPCIVAVARDLSGRWRAESRYRLLMESIDKGVMLFDRDLRVLSANPAAHRILGLTGGGVGLNALLDPDAWIVVDEHGHPLTQAQWPTNRCFQAGRMIRSTIIGLYHRPRGRMLWLSTTNVPVFGSGCDQADHVYAMFSDITELKRNNTLFARAQSLAHIGGWEWDRGLQRLYLTDEARRIVGQPVDLEDMPDLLDCLRSDDRAALQQALAETIEHRSSFGLELQGQRRDGHSFWIRMIGEVSAGDVDAARLTGTVQDITERKQAEETLRVQARTDPLTGIMNRDAVLSDLGVRMASPSHDRVAVLYIDLDRFKVVNDLLGHNAGDELLIEATRRIATAIGTEGLVARFGGDEFLVICDLRDQPDQAEQLAERITSAFSAPFQLGSDEFPVTASIGIARAPRDGTRPQQLIQNADTAMYECKRRTRNGWQVFSPELAQRQHDRLQIESRLHKALDGDEFHLVYQPQVNLRSGATIACEALMRWHNSQLGQMRPDLFIRHAEHTGDIVRIGQWALREACRQVRQWQDDGLGLVRVAVNVSWRQFVGEDLARWVRQVLDEFGLPGSVLELEFTERVLIEDAPDTLRTFARLREMGVMLTIDDFGEGYSALNYLRRLPIHGLKLSQLFVEGIPRNRSDVAVCEAVCAIARSLGLGVVAEGVETEPQRQCLLDLGVTVGQGFLFAHGLAAAEFERRLRRARQLG from the coding sequence ATGAACGACAGCGGCCCGCGCGACCGTCCGGCCCTCGGCGAGTTGTCCGCCGGAACCGACGTTGCGCTGGCCGCACTCGACGCCGCACTGGCGGCATCGCCGCCACCGGCGCAGGCGCAGCTGCTGCGCCAGGCCCGGCAGGCGCTGGCCGACGCCCAGCAATGCGCGCTGGATACGCAGGCGCGCTATGCCGCGCTGTTCGATGCGGTACCCGACCCGGTCAGCATCCTCAGCGCCGAAGGCGTGGTACTGGACGTCAACCGCGCCGGCATCCTGGCCTACGACCGTCCCCGCGAAGACATCGTCGGCCAGCCGATCGAGCTGCTCAACCCGGACCTGCCCAGCGACCACCTGCAACCGGTGTGGGAAGCGCTGAACCGCGGCGACACCTACGTCATCGAAGTGACCAACATGCGCGGCGACGGCAGCCGCTTCCCGGTGGAGGTGCACTCGGCCGGATTCCAGGACCGTGGCCAGCCCTGCATCGTGGCCGTGGCGCGCGACCTGAGCGGCCGCTGGCGTGCCGAATCGCGCTACCGCCTGCTGATGGAATCGATCGACAAGGGCGTGATGCTGTTCGACCGCGACCTGCGCGTGCTGTCGGCCAACCCGGCCGCGCACCGCATCCTTGGCCTGACCGGGGGCGGCGTGGGCCTGAACGCCCTGCTTGATCCGGATGCCTGGATCGTGGTCGACGAACATGGCCACCCGCTCACCCAGGCGCAATGGCCGACCAACCGCTGCTTCCAGGCCGGGCGGATGATCCGCAGCACCATCATCGGCCTGTACCACCGCCCACGCGGGCGCATGCTCTGGCTTTCAACCACCAACGTGCCGGTGTTCGGCAGCGGCTGCGACCAGGCCGACCACGTGTATGCGATGTTCAGCGACATCACCGAGCTGAAGCGCAACAACACGCTGTTCGCCCGCGCGCAGTCGCTGGCACACATCGGCGGCTGGGAATGGGATCGCGGCCTGCAGCGGCTGTACCTGACCGATGAAGCGCGGCGCATCGTGGGCCAGCCGGTCGACCTGGAGGACATGCCCGACCTGCTCGACTGCCTGCGCAGCGACGACCGCGCCGCCCTGCAGCAGGCGCTGGCCGAGACCATCGAACACCGCAGCAGCTTCGGCCTGGAACTGCAGGGCCAGCGCCGCGACGGGCATTCGTTCTGGATCCGGATGATCGGCGAGGTCTCCGCCGGCGACGTCGATGCCGCCCGCCTCACCGGCACCGTGCAGGACATCACCGAGCGCAAGCAGGCCGAGGAAACCCTGCGCGTGCAGGCGCGCACCGATCCCTTGACCGGCATCATGAACCGCGACGCGGTGCTCAGTGACCTGGGCGTGCGCATGGCCAGCCCCAGTCACGACCGGGTGGCGGTGCTGTACATCGACCTGGACCGCTTCAAGGTGGTCAACGACCTGCTCGGCCACAATGCCGGCGACGAGCTGCTGATCGAAGCGACCCGGCGCATCGCCACCGCGATCGGCACCGAAGGCCTGGTGGCACGCTTCGGCGGTGACGAGTTCCTGGTGATCTGCGACCTGCGCGACCAGCCGGACCAGGCCGAGCAGCTGGCCGAGCGCATCACCTCGGCGTTCTCGGCCCCGTTCCAGCTGGGCAGTGACGAATTCCCGGTGACCGCCAGCATCGGCATCGCCCGTGCACCGCGCGACGGCACCCGCCCGCAGCAGCTGATCCAGAACGCCGACACCGCGATGTACGAGTGCAAGCGCCGCACCCGCAACGGCTGGCAGGTGTTCTCGCCGGAGCTGGCCCAGCGCCAGCATGACCGGCTGCAGATCGAAAGCCGCCTGCACAAAGCGCTGGACGGGGATGAGTTCCACCTGGTCTACCAGCCGCAGGTCAACCTGCGCAGCGGCGCGACCATCGCCTGCGAAGCGCTGATGCGCTGGCACAACAGCCAGCTCGGGCAGATGCGGCCGGACCTGTTCATCCGCCATGCCGAGCACACCGGAGACATCGTGCGCATCGGGCAGTGGGCGCTGCGCGAGGCCTGCCGGCAGGTGCGGCAATGGCAGGACGACGGCCTGGGCCTGGTGCGGGTGGCGGTCAACGTGTCCTGGCGGCAGTTCGTCGGCGAGGACCTGGCCCGCTGGGTGCGCCAGGTGCTGGACGAATTCGGCCTGCCCGGCAGCGTGCTGGAACTGGAATTCACCGAACGGGTGCTGATCGAGGATGCGCCGGACACCCTGCGTACCTTCGCCCGCCTGCGCGAGATGGGGGTGATGCTGACCATCGACGATTTCGGCGAAGGCTACAGTGCGCTGAACTACCTGCGCCGCCTTCCGATCCACGGGCTCAAGCTCAGCCAGTTGTTCGTCGAGGGCATTCCCCGCAACCGTTCGGACGTGGCGGTCTGCGAAGCGGTCTGCGCCATTGCCCGCAGCCTGGGCCTGGGCGTGGTGGCCGAGGGGGTGGAGACCGAACCGCAGCGCCAGTGCCTGCTGGACCTGGGGGTCACTGTCGGCCAGGGCTTCCTGTTCGCTCACGGCCTGGCCGCCGCCGAGTTCGAGCGCCGCCTGCGCCGCGCCCGCCAGCTGGGCTGA
- a CDS encoding hydroxymethylglutaryl-CoA lyase, with amino-acid sequence MSDFVRIVEVGPRDGLQNEKQAVATADKIALIDRLSATGLRTIEATSFVSPRWVPQLADAAEVYAGIQRRPGIAYPVLVPNEQGYDRARAVGVQEVAVFTAASEAFNRTNTNAGIDESLARFEPILRRAAADGVRVRGYVSTVLGCPYQGEVPLADVVRVARALHGMGCYEISLGDTIGVGTPRKARAMVQAVAAEIPISALAVHFHDTYGQAVANIANCLEEGVRVVDSAVSGAGGCPYAKGASGNVASEDVVYLLQGLGLDCGVDLPSLAETGRWLAGLLGRATASRVGQALAAT; translated from the coding sequence ATGAGCGATTTCGTCCGCATCGTCGAGGTCGGTCCGCGCGACGGCCTGCAGAACGAAAAGCAGGCGGTCGCCACCGCCGACAAGATCGCACTGATCGATCGCCTGTCCGCCACCGGCCTGCGCACCATTGAGGCCACCAGCTTCGTCAGCCCGCGCTGGGTGCCGCAGCTGGCCGACGCCGCCGAGGTCTACGCCGGCATCCAGCGCCGCCCCGGCATCGCCTACCCGGTACTGGTACCCAACGAACAGGGCTATGACCGCGCGCGCGCGGTCGGCGTGCAGGAGGTGGCGGTGTTCACCGCCGCCTCGGAGGCGTTCAACCGCACCAACACCAACGCCGGCATTGATGAATCCCTGGCCCGCTTCGAGCCGATCCTGCGCCGGGCGGCGGCCGATGGCGTGCGCGTGCGTGGCTATGTCTCCACGGTGCTCGGCTGCCCCTACCAGGGCGAGGTGCCACTGGCCGACGTGGTGCGCGTGGCGCGTGCGCTGCACGGCATGGGCTGTTACGAAATCTCGCTGGGCGACACCATCGGTGTCGGCACGCCACGCAAGGCGCGGGCGATGGTGCAGGCGGTAGCAGCCGAGATTCCGATCAGCGCGCTGGCGGTGCACTTCCACGACACCTACGGCCAGGCCGTGGCCAACATCGCCAACTGCCTGGAAGAAGGCGTGCGCGTGGTCGACAGTGCGGTCTCCGGCGCGGGCGGCTGCCCGTATGCGAAGGGCGCCAGCGGCAACGTGGCCAGCGAAGACGTGGTCTATCTGCTGCAGGGCCTGGGCCTGGACTGCGGGGTCGACCTGCCGTCGCTGGCCGAGACCGGCCGCTGGCTGGCCGGACTGCTCGGCCGCGCCACCGCCAGCCGCGTCGGGCAGGCGCTGGCGGCGACATGA
- a CDS encoding enoyl-CoA hydratase-related protein: MNDALQIERSGAVLTLWLNRPELHNAFDAGLIARLTAALEAAGRDASVRTVVVAGHGASFSAGADMQWMRGMASASEADNREDALALARLMRTLDELPKPTLARVHGAAFGGGVGLVACCDIAIATSAARFGLTESRLGLLPAVISPYVIEAIGSRQARRWFATGEHFDADTALRIGLVHQLVEPERLDEAVQRQLALLDKAGPIAAASAKQLVRQVRDSRDRDALDRDNAALIARLRVSAEGQEGLGAFLDKRAPHWVTEA; this comes from the coding sequence ATGAACGATGCTTTGCAGATCGAGCGCTCCGGCGCCGTCCTGACCCTCTGGCTGAACCGGCCGGAGCTGCACAACGCCTTCGACGCCGGCCTGATCGCCCGGCTGACCGCGGCCCTGGAGGCGGCGGGCCGCGATGCGTCGGTGCGCACGGTGGTGGTGGCCGGCCACGGCGCCTCCTTCTCGGCCGGCGCGGACATGCAGTGGATGCGCGGCATGGCCTCGGCCAGCGAAGCCGACAACCGGGAAGACGCACTGGCCCTGGCGCGGCTCATGCGCACCCTGGACGAGCTGCCCAAGCCGACCCTGGCCCGCGTCCACGGCGCCGCCTTCGGCGGCGGCGTCGGGCTGGTCGCCTGCTGCGATATCGCCATCGCCACCAGCGCGGCCCGTTTCGGCCTTACCGAGAGCCGCCTGGGGCTGCTCCCCGCGGTGATCTCGCCCTACGTGATCGAAGCGATCGGCAGCCGCCAGGCCCGGCGCTGGTTCGCCACCGGCGAGCATTTCGATGCCGATACCGCCCTGCGCATCGGCCTGGTCCACCAGCTGGTGGAACCGGAACGGCTGGATGAGGCCGTGCAGCGGCAACTGGCACTGCTCGACAAGGCCGGCCCGATCGCTGCGGCATCGGCCAAGCAGCTGGTCCGGCAGGTGCGCGACAGCCGCGACCGCGATGCCCTGGACCGTGACAATGCTGCCCTGATCGCACGCCTGCGGGTCTCGGCGGAAGGCCAGGAAGGGCTTGGTGCATTCCTGGACAAGCGCGCCCCGCACTGGGTGACCGAGGCCTGA
- a CDS encoding FeoA family protein, translating into MTLSELPMHASALVDSVQDLHANDAIARRLRELGFVKGEQVRLVAKGPVGGEPLLVQVGFTRFALRISEARRVLIDPASQEGRA; encoded by the coding sequence ATGACGCTGTCCGAACTGCCGATGCACGCCTCGGCCCTGGTCGATTCCGTGCAGGACCTGCATGCCAACGATGCCATCGCCCGCCGTCTGCGTGAGCTGGGCTTCGTCAAGGGCGAGCAGGTGCGACTGGTGGCCAAGGGTCCGGTGGGCGGCGAACCGTTGCTGGTGCAGGTCGGGTTCACCCGCTTCGCGCTGCGCATCAGTGAAGCCCGGCGCGTGCTGATCGATCCGGCCAGCCAGGAGGGACGCGCATGA
- the feoB gene encoding ferrous iron transport protein B produces MSASTAPLRIALVGNPNSGKTALFNQLTGSRQKVANYTGVTVERKEGRLRAPSGREFAVLDLPGAYSLQPASLDEAITRDLCRGFYPGEAAPDVLLCVIDATNLRLHLRFALELRELGKPMIIALNMVDAAQRRGIQIDVAALEREIGVPVVETVAVRKQGAKALVERLDAMVPHLDAPLAGIEKGGDYHAQVRSILAAAVRMPARTAKIDDTLDRWLLHPVFGLMTLVVVMFLIFQAVFAWATPLMDGIEAAFAWLGELAASVLPAGPLTSLLTDGIIAGLGGVVVFLPQILILFAFILALEESGYLPRAAFLLDRMMAAAGLSGRSFIPLLSSFACAVPGIMATRSIQDPRDRLATILVAPLMTCSARLPVYALLIGAFIPAGKVGIFNQQGLVLFGLYVAGILSALLMSWVMKKWRRDRSEHPLMLELPSYRIPHPRDLAVGLYERGMIFLKRVGGIILALTILLWFLLTFPGAPADATMPAIDYSYAGQIGHAMTAIFAPLGFNWQICIALIPGLAAREVAVSSLATVYALSAADDDAAITALSPVVADGWSLATGLALLVWFIYAPMCISTLATIKRETNSWKTMGFSALYLFAAAYVAALITYQVTVALGGG; encoded by the coding sequence ATGAGCGCCAGCACCGCACCGCTGCGCATTGCCCTGGTCGGCAATCCGAACAGTGGCAAGACCGCGCTGTTCAACCAGCTCACCGGCAGCCGGCAGAAAGTGGCCAACTACACCGGCGTGACCGTCGAGCGCAAGGAAGGCCGTCTGCGCGCGCCGTCCGGCCGCGAATTCGCCGTGCTCGACCTGCCCGGTGCCTACAGCCTGCAGCCGGCCAGCCTGGACGAGGCGATCACCCGCGATCTGTGCCGGGGTTTCTACCCGGGCGAGGCCGCGCCGGACGTGCTGCTGTGCGTGATCGATGCCACCAACCTGCGCCTGCACCTGCGCTTCGCGCTGGAACTGCGCGAGCTGGGCAAGCCGATGATCATCGCGCTGAACATGGTCGACGCCGCGCAGCGCCGCGGCATCCAGATCGACGTGGCTGCACTGGAGCGCGAGATCGGCGTGCCGGTGGTGGAAACCGTGGCGGTGCGCAAGCAGGGTGCGAAGGCCCTGGTCGAGCGCCTGGACGCCATGGTGCCGCACCTGGACGCACCGCTGGCCGGAATTGAGAAAGGCGGCGACTACCACGCGCAGGTGCGCAGCATCCTGGCCGCGGCCGTGCGCATGCCGGCACGGACCGCGAAGATCGATGACACCCTGGACCGCTGGCTGCTGCATCCGGTGTTCGGCCTGATGACGCTCGTGGTGGTGATGTTCCTGATCTTCCAGGCGGTGTTCGCCTGGGCCACGCCGCTGATGGACGGTATCGAGGCCGCCTTCGCCTGGCTGGGTGAACTGGCCGCCAGCGTGCTGCCGGCCGGGCCGCTGACCAGCCTGCTGACCGACGGCATCATCGCCGGCCTCGGTGGCGTGGTGGTGTTCCTGCCGCAGATCCTGATCCTGTTCGCCTTCATCCTGGCGCTGGAGGAGTCGGGCTACCTGCCGCGTGCGGCGTTCCTGCTCGACCGCATGATGGCGGCGGCGGGCCTGTCCGGGCGTTCGTTCATCCCGCTGCTGTCCAGCTTCGCCTGCGCGGTGCCCGGCATCATGGCGACCCGCAGCATCCAGGATCCGCGTGACCGCCTGGCCACCATCCTGGTCGCGCCGCTGATGACCTGTTCGGCGCGCCTGCCGGTGTATGCGCTGCTGATCGGTGCGTTCATTCCGGCCGGCAAGGTCGGCATCTTCAACCAGCAGGGCCTGGTGCTGTTCGGCCTGTACGTGGCCGGCATCCTCAGTGCGCTGCTGATGTCGTGGGTGATGAAGAAGTGGCGCCGCGACAGGAGCGAGCATCCGCTGATGCTGGAACTGCCGTCGTACCGCATTCCGCACCCGCGCGACCTGGCGGTGGGCCTGTACGAGCGCGGCATGATCTTCCTCAAGCGCGTGGGCGGCATCATCCTGGCGCTGACCATCCTGCTGTGGTTCCTGCTGACCTTCCCGGGTGCACCGGCCGATGCCACGATGCCGGCCATCGACTACAGCTATGCCGGCCAGATCGGCCATGCGATGACCGCGATCTTCGCCCCGCTGGGCTTCAACTGGCAGATCTGCATCGCGCTGATCCCGGGCCTGGCCGCGCGCGAGGTGGCGGTGTCTTCGCTGGCCACGGTGTATGCGCTGTCGGCGGCCGACGATGATGCGGCGATCACCGCGCTGTCGCCGGTGGTGGCCGATGGCTGGTCGCTGGCCACCGGCCTGGCCCTGCTGGTGTGGTTCATCTACGCGCCGATGTGCATTTCCACGCTGGCCACCATCAAGCGCGAGACCAACTCGTGGAAGACGATGGGCTTCTCGGCGTTGTACCTGTTCGCCGCGGCCTACGTGGCAGCCCTGATCACCTACCAGGTGACCGTGGCGCTGGGAGGCGGCTGA
- a CDS encoding DUF6587 family protein — protein sequence MDAGLLVQYLIIAVAVLVSAWVVLKKQAPGTARRLRGALALALLKPGRAAWLQALGRKIAPPASGSAGACGGCDSCGPTPPKQH from the coding sequence ATGGACGCGGGGCTGCTGGTGCAGTACCTGATCATCGCGGTGGCCGTGCTGGTCAGCGCGTGGGTGGTGCTGAAGAAGCAGGCCCCGGGCACCGCGCGCAGGCTGCGCGGTGCGCTGGCTCTTGCCCTGTTGAAGCCGGGCCGGGCGGCCTGGCTGCAGGCGCTGGGGCGGAAGATCGCGCCGCCGGCCAGTGGCAGTGCGGGCGCGTGCGGTGGCTGCGACAGCTGCGGGCCGACGCCGCCGAAGCAGCATTGA
- a CDS encoding 4-hydroxy-tetrahydrodipicolinate reductase: MGQALLRLAAEHPETLQIVAAVTGRAPAQRVVDGVPFFAASELSGAPAFDVAIDFSLPEGFDPLLALCVERGAGLVSGTTGLSSTQRQALDAAAGAVPLVWASNFSLGVAVLDELVERAAQALAGWDCDIVESHHTQKKDAPSGTALTLGAAAQRGGAEPHYASLRAGDIVGEHLVQFTGPGERIELVHRATNRDIFARGALFAARQLHGRAPGSYRVRDLLDGPR; encoded by the coding sequence ATGGGCCAGGCCCTGCTGCGCCTGGCTGCCGAACACCCTGAAACGCTGCAGATCGTGGCTGCCGTGACCGGCCGCGCGCCGGCGCAGCGCGTGGTCGACGGCGTACCGTTCTTCGCCGCCAGCGAACTGTCCGGCGCCCCCGCGTTCGACGTGGCGATCGACTTCAGCCTGCCGGAGGGCTTCGACCCGCTGCTGGCGCTGTGCGTGGAGCGGGGCGCCGGCCTGGTGTCGGGCACCACCGGTCTCTCCAGCACGCAGCGCCAGGCACTGGATGCGGCCGCCGGTGCAGTTCCGCTGGTCTGGGCCTCGAACTTCAGCCTGGGCGTGGCGGTGCTGGACGAGCTGGTCGAGCGCGCCGCGCAGGCGCTGGCCGGCTGGGACTGCGACATCGTCGAGTCGCACCACACCCAGAAGAAGGATGCGCCGTCGGGTACCGCGCTGACCCTGGGTGCCGCCGCGCAGCGGGGTGGCGCCGAGCCGCACTACGCCAGCCTGCGTGCCGGCGACATCGTCGGTGAGCACCTGGTGCAGTTCACCGGGCCGGGCGAGCGCATCGAGCTGGTGCACCGGGCCACCAACCGCGACATCTTCGCCCGTGGCGCGCTGTTCGCGGCCCGCCAGTTGCACGGCCGCGCGCCGGGCAGCTACCGGGTGCGGGACCTGCTGGACGGACCCCGCTAA